A stretch of the Thermofilum adornatum genome encodes the following:
- the upp gene encoding uracil phosphoribosyltransferase, whose amino-acid sequence MFDYKVIEKKYAQAILTQIRSKNTSQVEFRKGLVRLGRVLGLEIVEDFETEENPVETPLGVTYRGIKIKGFENVCIVTVLRAAWPLTEGLVKIFYSARQGVVAARRVEEKGMHGTEFDIEINYVKIPKFGGDDIVIISDVMVATGSTLIAVLRELLKRGRAKKYYIASVISTPIAIEKLRKFAQDAGIDLKLYTVAVDPELNSKGYIVPGLGDAGDRAFGT is encoded by the coding sequence TTGTTCGACTACAAGGTCATAGAAAAGAAATATGCACAGGCAATTCTAACACAGATCCGTAGCAAAAACACAAGCCAAGTAGAGTTTAGAAAGGGGCTTGTACGCCTCGGACGGGTACTCGGACTAGAAATAGTCGAGGACTTTGAAACCGAGGAAAACCCCGTAGAGACCCCACTGGGGGTCACCTATAGAGGCATAAAGATCAAGGGCTTCGAAAACGTTTGCATAGTCACTGTTCTCAGAGCCGCGTGGCCCCTAACCGAGGGACTCGTAAAGATATTTTACTCTGCAAGGCAAGGCGTCGTCGCGGCGCGGAGAGTAGAAGAGAAGGGAATGCACGGCACGGAATTTGACATCGAGATAAACTATGTAAAGATCCCCAAGTTTGGCGGCGACGACATTGTAATAATTAGCGACGTGATGGTTGCTACCGGCTCAACTCTGATCGCTGTGCTGAGAGAGCTTTTGAAGAGGGGACGCGCAAAGAAATACTATATCGCATCTGTGATATCCACTCCGATAGCCATCGAGAAGCTCAGAAAGTTCGCCCAAGACGCGGGGATAGACCTGAAGCTCTACACGGTTGCGGTCGACCCAGAGCTAAACAGCAAGGGATACATCGTTCCCGGCCTCGGAGACGCGGGAGACAGGGCATTCGGGACCTAG
- a CDS encoding type II toxin-antitoxin system VapC family toxin, whose protein sequence is MEERRGAIIDTCVLVSRKLEALKTLNTKLYVTPIVLLEYLNWALESRNIWRAKGDNKRARGYERLIELLPSLLLELGIEVLEQKFTVTELREATGLVIQRGVDPGDALNAITAKKRKLGIITLDRDWERLPDYATPIITL, encoded by the coding sequence TTGGAGGAGCGTAGAGGGGCAATAATAGACACGTGCGTCCTGGTCTCCAGGAAACTGGAGGCCCTAAAGACCCTCAACACGAAGCTGTACGTGACCCCAATTGTCCTGCTTGAATACCTCAACTGGGCGCTCGAGTCGAGAAATATTTGGCGGGCTAAAGGAGATAACAAGAGGGCCAGGGGCTACGAGCGATTGATCGAGCTGCTCCCCTCATTACTCCTAGAGCTCGGAATAGAGGTTCTAGAGCAGAAGTTTACGGTTACTGAGCTTAGGGAGGCTACAGGCTTGGTTATACAGAGAGGGGTAGATCCTGGAGATGCACTCAACGCTATAACAGCCAAAAAAAGAAAGCTAGGCATAATAACTCTTGACAGAGACTGGGAACGCTTGCCAGACTATGCAACCCCCATTATTACCCTTTAA
- a CDS encoding metal-dependent hydrolase, translating into MPLRKKLHLPTLLVASVAVDIEPFLVLVLGLNYPLHGYLHTFLLALPFGVLIGYTMFLLEKYLGELWRTPHLEEDLLARASFIGGGVLGTFSHVLLDSPLYSDIRPFFPLEANPLYAPWLSGPIYELCVASFIVGVVLYLVIAIRSKQYSGLRGDSL; encoded by the coding sequence TTGCCCCTGCGGAAAAAACTACATTTACCAACTCTTCTTGTTGCCAGTGTAGCTGTAGACATCGAGCCTTTCCTTGTCTTGGTGCTTGGGCTGAACTATCCCCTGCACGGCTATCTTCATACCTTTCTATTGGCTTTGCCCTTCGGAGTCCTGATTGGATACACCATGTTTCTGCTGGAGAAATATTTAGGCGAGCTATGGCGCACGCCTCATTTAGAGGAAGATCTTTTAGCTAGAGCCTCCTTTATTGGTGGCGGAGTCTTGGGGACGTTTTCTCATGTATTGCTGGATTCTCCCTTATACTCAGATATTAGGCCGTTTTTCCCGCTGGAGGCTAACCCTCTGTATGCTCCTTGGCTTAGTGGACCGATTTATGAATTATGTGTGGCTTCTTTTATTGTTGGAGTAGTTCTTTACTTAGTGATTGCAATACGAAGTAAGCAGTATTCTGGGTTGAGAGGAGACAGCTTATAG
- a CDS encoding DNA double-strand break repair nuclease NurA — protein MASLTRAGYLDVDVKMLVEKVNQIYRQKGGFVQLTLTGEPVKPYPYFRFDGKIIKGPPISETRFRAVEEVPHKETVVSVDAAARILFDAGSFKIVSAKVAGGVWRGVERVKLMDTIKRVKVVESLDEAADWLAEVELEAVAGLVKSYPGALVLLDRPLVFRSGTMSAKAYRRLVERDWRVVGMPKSSSIRLSSGESALGYVSRLGSRMFRDMAWSYYPLVEDEKLGIGIGAVKLSPSGPVFRLDVAWELSLRADFEYLSGMLAYLQDFTSPGYPLPLKIVHNLSRISDDELSMDRELLLEELGISSKASIASKLLEDSGGSEFKAKYLWGGIP, from the coding sequence ATGGCGTCCTTGACTAGGGCTGGCTACCTAGATGTCGATGTGAAAATGCTTGTCGAGAAGGTCAACCAGATATATAGGCAGAAGGGGGGCTTCGTCCAGCTGACGCTGACGGGCGAACCTGTGAAGCCCTACCCCTACTTCAGGTTTGACGGGAAGATTATCAAGGGCCCACCCATCTCGGAGACAAGGTTTAGGGCTGTCGAGGAGGTTCCACACAAGGAGACCGTGGTCTCTGTGGACGCGGCGGCCCGAATACTCTTCGACGCGGGGAGCTTCAAGATAGTGTCTGCAAAGGTCGCAGGGGGAGTATGGAGGGGGGTAGAGCGTGTAAAACTCATGGATACAATCAAAAGAGTGAAGGTGGTCGAGAGCCTAGACGAGGCTGCTGACTGGCTGGCAGAAGTAGAACTCGAGGCAGTGGCTGGCCTCGTCAAGAGCTATCCTGGTGCGCTCGTCCTACTTGACAGGCCCCTTGTGTTTAGGAGTGGCACAATGTCCGCTAAGGCCTACAGGCGTCTGGTAGAGAGGGACTGGAGGGTGGTCGGGATGCCTAAGAGTAGCAGTATAAGGCTTTCCAGCGGGGAGAGCGCCTTGGGCTATGTGTCGAGGCTTGGTAGCAGGATGTTTAGGGACATGGCGTGGAGCTATTATCCCCTCGTAGAGGACGAGAAGCTGGGCATAGGAATAGGTGCCGTGAAGCTTTCGCCGAGCGGGCCGGTCTTTAGGCTCGATGTTGCTTGGGAGCTCTCGCTGAGGGCCGACTTCGAGTACCTGTCAGGGATGCTTGCTTACCTCCAGGACTTCACGTCGCCGGGCTACCCGTTGCCGCTCAAGATTGTCCACAACCTTTCCAGGATAAGCGACGATGAGCTGTCTATGGACAGGGAGCTACTACTTGAGGAGCTAGGCATATCCAGCAAGGCGTCTATTGCCTCGAAGCTGCTTGAGGACAGCGGTGGCTCAGAGTTCAAGGCCAAGTATCTCTGGGGTGGTATACCTTGA
- a CDS encoding ATP-binding protein: MIVRFVDRREELEQLGELCSSGKSQLVIVYGRRRVGKTRLLLELLRKRRGLYFYVPRGGSETILEEFSRSVEGEFFKGFRFPSFHSFLEYLATKMEQGYLVVIDEFQRLGEVEGALSLLQRYWDEKLSRTGSVLVLSGSAIGTIVRVALRGDAPLYGRRTAVIKLEPLGFGGVLEWFDRLSPVDAVKIYGVFGGTPAYLELVDENESPEENAVKLVLSKRGALHEEPVYLLMEELRAPARYMDILGAIAQGRTTLSEIASATGLKRENATTYLSYLELLGLIEREKPLVGKGRSRYTIRDPFFSFWFKFVWPNMRSLEAGLEHEVWEREQENFNTYLGWVFERIAREFVVQATRRGELPVRPEAVGGWWSRDKEIDIVAVSKSEGAALLFEVKWSDLDMREAESLVASLERKAVELEVGEKIYGIIARNIEDKSELRKKGYLAYDLSDIYGLLKSQ, translated from the coding sequence ATGATTGTAAGATTTGTTGATAGGAGAGAGGAGTTAGAGCAACTAGGGGAGCTGTGCTCAAGTGGAAAGTCCCAGCTTGTCATTGTTTATGGGAGGCGAAGAGTGGGCAAGACTAGGCTACTACTGGAACTCCTTCGCAAGAGGAGGGGGCTGTACTTCTATGTCCCCAGGGGAGGCTCTGAGACTATACTTGAAGAGTTTTCCCGCAGTGTAGAGGGCGAGTTCTTTAAGGGGTTTAGGTTTCCAAGCTTTCACTCTTTCCTCGAATATCTCGCTACCAAGATGGAGCAGGGCTACCTTGTCGTTATTGATGAGTTTCAGAGGCTTGGAGAGGTTGAGGGGGCGCTTTCCCTTCTGCAGAGGTACTGGGACGAGAAGCTGTCTCGGACAGGTTCAGTCCTTGTACTTTCGGGCTCGGCTATAGGCACAATTGTCCGCGTTGCTCTGCGTGGGGATGCCCCGCTCTATGGCAGGAGGACGGCTGTCATCAAGCTTGAGCCCCTGGGATTCGGAGGGGTTCTAGAGTGGTTTGACAGGCTGAGCCCGGTAGATGCCGTGAAGATATACGGCGTTTTTGGCGGGACCCCGGCATACCTCGAGCTTGTCGACGAGAATGAGAGCCCAGAGGAGAATGCTGTTAAGCTAGTCCTCAGCAAGCGTGGTGCCCTACACGAAGAGCCTGTATACCTCCTGATGGAGGAGCTTAGGGCTCCAGCAAGGTACATGGATATTCTAGGCGCAATTGCCCAGGGGAGGACAACTCTCAGCGAGATAGCCAGCGCCACAGGGCTAAAGAGGGAAAACGCTACAACGTACCTATCCTACCTGGAGCTCCTGGGCCTAATCGAGAGGGAAAAGCCTCTGGTGGGGAAAGGCCGTTCTCGGTACACGATACGGGACCCCTTCTTCTCGTTCTGGTTCAAGTTTGTATGGCCGAACATGCGTTCTCTCGAGGCTGGGCTTGAACATGAAGTCTGGGAAAGGGAGCAGGAAAACTTCAACACTTATCTAGGATGGGTATTTGAACGCATAGCACGCGAATTCGTTGTACAGGCAACGAGGCGAGGCGAGCTACCTGTGAGGCCCGAAGCTGTTGGGGGCTGGTGGAGCAGAGACAAGGAAATAGATATCGTGGCTGTGTCTAAAAGTGAAGGTGCTGCACTGCTCTTTGAGGTTAAGTGGAGTGATTTGGACATGCGGGAAGCAGAAAGTCTCGTTGCGAGTCTTGAACGGAAAGCCGTAGAGCTGGAGGTAGGGGAGAAGATATATGGAATCATAGCCAGAAACATAGAAGACAAAAGTGAACTTAGAAAAAAGGGCTATCTGGCTTATGACCTTAGCGACATCTATGGCCTTCTTAAAAGCCAGTAA
- a CDS encoding MFS transporter, producing MALYRNRTLLALAFFQVCAGLIEVESILFGAFMSSLGATPDTLGFVLGAGYAVGVLGSILGGRLVDIVGARIVFLGSIALSIVGLVVEAFSPTWIVAAVGFFMIQFSQMSLRPSALRIIAEAFPDSMGAALGFLYTAYSGVAVAGPLLAGWLAQHYGWNAVFMGKAGLYLLAFFVLAMFIPTGGKLASLTQGENLRGWMSVFRRMPLVMLYVAAFIGAFFSYASSFLSYDPRLSASPLALAVFPSIFNLSQLVSSWPSGVLGDKAGYWKIVLGGAVIMGCAWLLFPIPSETVFLYILYLVFSIGSIMSNYIEVLAVKLSPTTGQGLSVGFLDAARFMGFSLGEIFGGMLWQYAGPSVSYLLAGLGYILAYVFLLLSYRSSKES from the coding sequence GTGGCTCTTTACCGTAACAGAACATTGCTTGCTCTAGCCTTTTTCCAGGTATGCGCCGGCCTTATCGAGGTTGAGAGTATTCTCTTTGGAGCCTTTATGTCTTCGCTCGGGGCCACACCTGATACTTTGGGCTTTGTTCTTGGGGCAGGATACGCTGTGGGTGTTTTAGGCTCAATTCTTGGTGGGCGGCTGGTGGACATAGTGGGGGCGCGTATAGTTTTCCTTGGAAGCATAGCCCTAAGTATAGTTGGCCTAGTTGTGGAGGCATTTTCTCCTACCTGGATTGTTGCAGCCGTGGGTTTCTTCATGATTCAGTTTTCACAGATGTCGCTTCGGCCCTCTGCTCTCAGAATCATAGCCGAGGCTTTTCCGGACTCGATGGGCGCGGCCCTGGGATTTCTCTACACGGCATATTCTGGGGTTGCCGTGGCTGGCCCACTGCTTGCAGGGTGGCTGGCACAGCACTACGGATGGAATGCAGTCTTCATGGGAAAGGCCGGGCTCTACCTGCTTGCCTTTTTTGTCTTGGCAATGTTTATACCGACCGGAGGAAAGCTAGCTTCATTAACGCAGGGAGAGAATCTTAGGGGCTGGATGTCTGTTTTCAGGAGGATGCCACTCGTAATGTTGTATGTTGCCGCATTTATAGGAGCATTTTTTAGCTATGCTTCCTCTTTTCTTTCCTATGATCCCCGTCTTTCTGCTAGTCCCCTAGCTCTTGCAGTTTTCCCATCCATATTTAACTTGTCCCAGCTTGTTAGCAGTTGGCCTTCTGGAGTTCTTGGCGACAAGGCTGGTTACTGGAAGATTGTATTAGGGGGAGCTGTGATAATGGGTTGTGCATGGCTTCTTTTCCCAATTCCCAGCGAGACCGTATTCTTGTACATTCTCTACTTGGTGTTTTCTATTGGAAGCATCATGTCTAACTACATCGAGGTCTTAGCCGTGAAACTTTCACCAACCACTGGGCAGGGGCTATCAGTGGGTTTTCTTGATGCCGCGAGGTTTATGGGCTTCTCGTTGGGCGAGATTTTTGGCGGAATGCTGTGGCAGTATGCTGGGCCAAGCGTCTCCTATTTGCTGGCCGGGCTGGGCTATATACTTGCATATGTTTTCCTGCTTCTAAGCTACAGATCCTCGAAAGAAAGCTGA
- a CDS encoding type II toxin-antitoxin system VapC family toxin: MRVVLDASALAKWFLVEEESREMKLLRDKIIGSEIEAHVPSLVFVELANLLRYSRGLTPGDVADGVAATMSIGLVVHDFVEVLGETVSIAFEKGLTVYDSIYVALAEKLDAVLVTYDKVLLREVKRSKKASQLLEAYS, encoded by the coding sequence ATGAGGGTCGTGCTTGATGCGAGTGCATTGGCGAAGTGGTTTCTTGTAGAGGAGGAATCAAGGGAAATGAAGCTCCTTCGCGACAAAATTATTGGAAGCGAGATTGAGGCCCATGTTCCTAGTCTTGTATTTGTTGAGCTTGCAAACCTGCTTAGGTATTCGCGGGGCTTAACGCCTGGAGATGTCGCGGATGGTGTTGCGGCAACGATGAGTATTGGACTTGTTGTTCACGACTTTGTGGAAGTTCTTGGTGAAACTGTCAGTATAGCTTTTGAAAAAGGGTTAACTGTCTATGACTCGATTTATGTTGCTTTGGCCGAGAAGCTTGACGCTGTTCTTGTCACGTATGATAAGGTGTTGCTGAGAGAGGTAAAGAGGAGCAAGAAGGCCAGCCAGCTCCTTGAGGCTTATTCGTAA
- a CDS encoding type II toxin-antitoxin system CcdA family antitoxin has product MGYVTVSTKVKRELLEKARRYNVNVSQVLRRALEEEVRRRELEWAVSVMDDISRRAKLEKPSDEVIREFRESRRRVA; this is encoded by the coding sequence GTGGGCTACGTTACTGTGTCTACTAAGGTGAAAAGGGAATTGTTGGAGAAGGCTAGGAGATACAATGTGAACGTTAGTCAGGTTTTGCGGAGGGCTCTCGAGGAAGAGGTTAGGCGCAGAGAGCTGGAATGGGCTGTCAGTGTCATGGATGATATTTCTCGTAGGGCTAAATTGGAGAAGCCCTCTGATGAAGTGATAAGAGAGTTTAGGGAGTCTCGGAGAAGGGTGGCTTAA
- a CDS encoding alpha/beta hydrolase — MTNKKLTIISIILILLFLSLSLYNSGVLMHGIKVEEGYVSSQGATLRYLAWIPEDTPVKGTAVLFHGYGGSSEMMSWIGVELARQGYVAVAFDSRGHGKSSSTVSYNVSTLLRDYYSVVGAVDRVTGEVVLAGHSMGGRAVQEVGSRINASRVIVIASSPLNTTSVEKKLLVLAMQDEIFTFSNIPINRLNGWEIYVSPTDDHLTILYNPAVVDKIVSWTVGKATYTYAWSRLIVTLLLSVLAVLLMIIVPLPFIDTDAASYREAKTAPRLSWENIAVSALVAPLAFLFFNAFTGITRAPIGSFILGVFYSQALGILFLYRRQLSQIKPFIGKFSPAALLSGITLAAYSYLMMHSALQPFLNVEPSIYRLVILLVLYVLFLPPVFVLEAFSPRGGTSKVFLVRLASKAACFAVAWLVLKIAIGGGFAGYFLIVVFISLVLLIPLDLLASVIASRKIEQANVVWLPILLSILLGSVTPVT; from the coding sequence ATGACTAACAAGAAGTTAACTATCATTTCGATTATCTTGATCTTGCTGTTCTTGTCCCTATCCCTTTACAATTCCGGCGTCCTAATGCATGGGATCAAAGTAGAAGAGGGATATGTCTCGTCACAAGGGGCCACCCTTAGGTATCTTGCATGGATCCCAGAAGATACGCCTGTAAAGGGTACAGCTGTGCTTTTCCACGGCTACGGCGGGAGCTCTGAGATGATGAGCTGGATAGGTGTAGAGCTTGCACGACAAGGCTATGTTGCTGTGGCTTTTGACTCAAGGGGCCACGGGAAAAGCTCTTCAACGGTTAGCTACAACGTTTCCACTTTGTTGCGTGATTATTACAGTGTAGTAGGTGCAGTAGATCGCGTCACGGGAGAAGTTGTCCTCGCAGGCCACAGCATGGGTGGAAGGGCTGTTCAAGAAGTCGGCTCGAGGATAAATGCTTCAAGGGTAATAGTGATAGCCTCCTCGCCCCTCAATACTACTAGTGTCGAGAAAAAGCTACTTGTCTTAGCCATGCAGGACGAAATCTTCACCTTTAGCAACATACCTATAAACAGGCTCAATGGATGGGAAATCTATGTCTCTCCAACCGACGACCACCTCACAATCCTCTACAACCCAGCCGTAGTAGACAAAATTGTGTCCTGGACAGTTGGAAAAGCCACATACACATATGCCTGGTCTAGGCTTATAGTGACGCTCTTATTAAGCGTGTTAGCGGTACTACTCATGATCATTGTCCCACTACCCTTTATCGACACCGATGCGGCTAGCTACCGAGAGGCAAAGACGGCCCCGAGACTCTCATGGGAAAATATAGCCGTGTCGGCACTTGTAGCCCCCCTAGCATTCCTTTTCTTCAACGCGTTTACAGGCATTACGAGGGCTCCCATTGGAAGCTTTATCCTAGGAGTATTCTATAGCCAAGCACTAGGTATCCTCTTTCTTTACAGGAGACAGCTGTCCCAGATCAAACCATTTATAGGGAAATTTAGCCCCGCTGCGTTACTTTCGGGGATAACGCTAGCAGCCTATTCATACCTAATGATGCATTCCGCCCTCCAACCTTTCCTTAATGTTGAGCCAAGCATCTACAGGCTCGTAATCCTACTAGTTCTCTACGTGCTGTTTCTACCCCCAGTTTTTGTTCTCGAGGCTTTTAGCCCCCGCGGCGGCACGTCGAAAGTCTTTCTCGTGAGGCTTGCATCAAAAGCGGCTTGCTTTGCTGTTGCTTGGCTTGTCCTCAAGATCGCCATTGGAGGCGGGTTTGCAGGCTATTTCCTAATAGTTGTCTTCATTAGCCTCGTCCTATTGATACCTCTAGACCTACTAGCTTCAGTCATTGCCTCTAGGAAAATTGAACAGGCGAATGTGGTCTGGCTCCCAATACTACTCAGCATTTTACTGGGCTCGGTTACGCCTGTAACTTAG
- a CDS encoding DNA double-strand break repair nuclease NurA, translating to MEHALLHVSEELLRGVEKELAEEAEPISGKPFTSTGYVDGSNVVEPRRSIHVAVFSVASILLKNGKYSALARGAEEPIVSVIVPKSYGEQRANLLMSIIELLAARKALTSSLEAILLDGSFISEMMTVFSHPKDAAEALGEDYKKILDNLPDAEHLGIELEDRDISPNSVMGLFKEISDKAWQIYKERNTMFEKTSSKKSFLDFVCVYVETTVYLKALRDLLTASRELQVPLFWVAKDSETNLLVEKVGLEGWLNDVTLLDYAWRNLEDAYTTLRGKEFGRLKPCAADRKLVSEILGTWGDYSVLYFKLRKLGPVLQMTYPSYVDEDEALSALATLKELSDSRGYPKPLSYVHHMAVLNPEIARLVADEIYKRKADSIVRAAYAPSGRVKAGLR from the coding sequence ATGGAGCATGCATTGCTACATGTATCAGAGGAGCTTCTAAGGGGAGTAGAGAAAGAGCTTGCAGAAGAGGCAGAGCCTATTAGTGGAAAACCTTTTACGAGTACGGGATACGTTGATGGAAGCAACGTCGTTGAGCCGAGGAGGAGTATACACGTTGCAGTATTCTCTGTTGCATCCATTCTCCTAAAAAATGGAAAATATTCTGCTCTAGCTAGGGGGGCAGAGGAGCCAATCGTCTCTGTTATTGTGCCCAAGAGCTATGGCGAGCAGAGGGCAAACCTCTTGATGTCCATCATCGAGCTCCTAGCTGCACGAAAAGCTTTGACTAGTAGCCTTGAGGCTATCTTACTAGACGGGAGCTTCATATCCGAAATGATGACAGTTTTCAGCCACCCAAAGGACGCCGCAGAGGCTCTGGGCGAAGACTATAAAAAGATTCTCGATAATTTGCCGGACGCGGAGCATCTTGGAATAGAGCTAGAGGATAGAGACATATCCCCAAATTCTGTAATGGGGCTGTTTAAGGAGATTTCTGACAAGGCCTGGCAAATATACAAGGAAAGAAACACAATGTTTGAGAAAACCTCTTCGAAGAAGAGCTTTCTTGACTTTGTATGCGTCTACGTCGAGACAACAGTATACCTTAAAGCCCTGAGAGACTTGTTGACAGCTAGCCGGGAGCTACAGGTGCCGCTCTTCTGGGTAGCAAAAGACTCAGAGACAAACCTGCTTGTCGAAAAAGTTGGGCTCGAGGGCTGGCTCAACGATGTAACCCTGCTTGACTATGCATGGAGAAACCTCGAAGACGCATACACAACTCTTAGGGGGAAAGAGTTTGGACGACTAAAGCCATGCGCGGCCGACAGGAAACTTGTCTCGGAGATCTTGGGAACCTGGGGCGACTACTCTGTCTTGTATTTTAAGCTGAGAAAACTTGGACCAGTTCTACAGATGACCTATCCAAGCTATGTGGACGAAGATGAGGCTCTAAGTGCCCTTGCGACCCTGAAGGAGCTCTCGGACAGTAGGGGCTACCCGAAGCCTCTCAGCTATGTCCACCACATGGCCGTGCTGAACCCAGAGATTGCGCGCCTTGTCGCTGACGAGATTTATAAGCGTAAGGCAGACTCTATTGTTAGGGCCGCTTACGCTCCAAGTGGAAGGGTGAAGGCTGGTCTGAGGTGA
- a CDS encoding ATP-binding protein: MEIGRVTNVYGQSLVRFGVQEEKLEHIAKPGVYVKMEITRGWAYAMVVSFNLLDELYRKSRIIEELEGYPEIRPTRNELVAMLVGFHDGKSFIRGVPELPKPGQKVYLATAEELSSLTSNGEIKIGKLSQNPEVPYTLSLNMLCSRHFAVLAMTGAGKSNTVAVILGEISEKFPYARVLVIDTHNEYIPMAEASSNIRVISPAGRIAKLLEARYGIKPQPLEVPLWSLGLEEVAGILKLDPSRATKQIMYLRNAVQEARRQRYSHASTDDPIYYTPEELLEILEKTSVRNKYDRSLDDLILKLEMLLENTELFYITRPRTSDKLYSSLSMEEPRKSLETYMGIYSSLLSPGITLLSLGGLSSDIQTSTVATVLKSFWRITTASVLAGKPQPTLIIIEEAHNYVPQGRWSPAKEIIEKIAKEGRKFGIGLGIVSQRPRELSQTVLAQCGTLIALRTANPKDQEYILGSMEDVMQEMVQGLSGLMTGEALISGSAATIPGIVKVDNFTERFGYTLGGKDIDWNKAWTTPPEKLDLADYLLSTEEQEEQQKTTTIEDFLGKQ; the protein is encoded by the coding sequence GTGGAGATAGGTAGGGTTACAAATGTCTATGGTCAGAGCCTCGTCAGGTTTGGTGTCCAGGAAGAAAAACTGGAACATATTGCTAAGCCAGGGGTATACGTAAAGATGGAGATAACGCGTGGATGGGCCTACGCAATGGTCGTGAGCTTTAATCTTCTAGACGAGCTGTACAGGAAAAGTAGGATTATAGAGGAGCTTGAAGGATACCCGGAGATACGCCCGACACGTAACGAGCTTGTAGCCATGCTTGTAGGCTTCCATGACGGGAAGAGCTTTATAAGGGGCGTGCCTGAGCTACCGAAGCCTGGGCAAAAGGTTTACCTTGCAACAGCAGAAGAATTATCCAGCTTGACCTCAAATGGAGAGATAAAAATTGGCAAGCTCTCGCAGAACCCCGAAGTGCCATACACTTTATCACTCAACATGCTATGCTCTAGGCACTTCGCTGTCCTCGCGATGACTGGCGCGGGAAAATCAAATACCGTGGCAGTTATTCTTGGCGAGATATCTGAAAAGTTCCCCTACGCAAGGGTTCTCGTAATAGACACACACAACGAATACATACCAATGGCTGAAGCCTCGAGCAACATCAGGGTCATAAGCCCCGCAGGCAGAATTGCGAAGCTGTTAGAGGCAAGGTACGGGATAAAGCCCCAGCCTCTAGAGGTCCCCCTCTGGAGCCTCGGCCTAGAAGAGGTTGCAGGCATACTAAAACTAGACCCGTCCCGCGCAACAAAACAGATAATGTATCTCCGGAACGCTGTACAGGAGGCTAGGAGGCAGAGATACAGCCACGCGTCGACAGACGACCCAATATACTATACGCCCGAGGAGCTACTCGAGATCCTAGAGAAAACATCTGTGAGGAACAAGTATGACCGGTCCCTCGACGACCTGATACTCAAGCTAGAGATGCTCCTAGAGAACACGGAGCTCTTCTACATTACGCGTCCAAGGACAAGCGACAAGCTCTACAGCTCCCTGAGCATGGAAGAGCCCAGGAAAAGCCTAGAAACATACATGGGGATATACAGCTCCCTACTGTCGCCTGGAATAACACTGCTATCGCTGGGCGGGCTCTCCAGCGACATACAGACATCCACAGTGGCTACCGTGCTGAAGTCTTTCTGGCGCATAACAACTGCGAGCGTCCTCGCCGGGAAGCCGCAGCCAACACTGATAATAATCGAGGAGGCACACAACTATGTCCCGCAGGGCAGGTGGAGCCCCGCGAAGGAAATTATCGAGAAGATAGCCAAAGAGGGCAGAAAGTTCGGGATAGGCCTTGGGATAGTAAGCCAGAGGCCTAGAGAGCTCTCACAGACAGTTCTCGCCCAGTGCGGCACGCTGATAGCACTTAGAACCGCGAACCCCAAGGACCAAGAATACATCCTCGGAAGCATGGAGGACGTCATGCAGGAAATGGTTCAAGGGCTTTCTGGGCTAATGACGGGAGAAGCACTTATCTCTGGCTCAGCCGCCACCATACCAGGAATAGTCAAGGTAGACAACTTTACAGAGCGATTCGGATACACGCTTGGAGGAAAAGACATAGACTGGAACAAGGCATGGACAACACCCCCAGAAAAACTCGACCTAGCAGACTACCTCCTTAGCACCGAGGAACAAGAGGAACAGCAAAAAACCACAACAATAGAAGACTTCCTGGGCAAGCAATAA